In Bacillus cereus ATCC 14579, a single window of DNA contains:
- a CDS encoding ABC transporter permease produces MGKYIEMIRIRFLMMLAYRTNYYSGILIYTINIGAYYFLWQAIYSGKENIESLSISQMTTYIAIAWMARAFYFNNIDREIAMEIQEGRVAVELIRPYNYLGMKVMQGLGEGIFRFAFFSIPGMVIVTLLFSLQITTNFQTWLYFFLSLIFSFIINTQINLMTGMLTFFLFNNSGIMYAKRVVIDLFSGLLLPISFYPLWAQKAMMFLPFQAISYIPSMIFSEGIQGSKLYEALVFQVIWAIVLIIPIVLMWRTARKRLIVQGG; encoded by the coding sequence ATGGGTAAGTATATTGAAATGATTCGAATTCGCTTTTTAATGATGCTTGCGTATCGTACAAATTACTATAGCGGGATTTTAATTTATACGATTAATATCGGTGCTTACTATTTTTTATGGCAAGCAATTTATAGCGGAAAAGAGAATATTGAAAGTTTATCTATTTCGCAAATGACCACGTATATCGCAATCGCGTGGATGGCACGTGCCTTCTATTTTAATAATATAGATAGGGAAATTGCGATGGAGATTCAAGAAGGACGTGTGGCTGTAGAATTAATTCGTCCGTATAACTATTTGGGAATGAAAGTTATGCAAGGTCTTGGCGAGGGAATATTCCGTTTTGCCTTCTTTTCCATTCCAGGCATGGTTATCGTTACGTTATTATTTTCGTTGCAAATTACAACAAATTTTCAAACTTGGTTATATTTCTTCTTATCTTTAATATTTAGTTTTATTATTAATACACAAATTAATTTAATGACGGGAATGCTTACGTTTTTCCTATTTAATAATAGTGGGATTATGTATGCAAAACGCGTTGTTATTGATTTATTTTCAGGTCTATTATTACCAATTAGTTTTTATCCGCTATGGGCCCAAAAAGCAATGATGTTTTTACCGTTTCAGGCTATTAGTTATATTCCAAGTATGATTTTTTCTGAAGGTATACAGGGGAGTAAGTTGTATGAGGCTTTAGTATTTCAAGTGATTTGGGCGATTGTACTTATTATTCCAATTGTACTCATGTGGAGAACGGCGAGAAAACGTCTAATTGTACAAGGGGGATGA
- a CDS encoding ABC transporter ATP-binding protein, whose protein sequence is MKSVIEVQGLRKEFTAYSSRPGLKGAFRDLLNRNYKIVPAVNDVSFTVKQGEMVGYIGENGAGKSTTIKMLTGILTPTSGQITVNGMNPHNQREEFVRTIGVVFGQRSQLWWDIAVQESFRLLKKVYGVSDAQYKEHMEHVIETLDIGPLLDKPVRKLSLGQRMRCELAAALIHNPPLLFLDEPTIGLDVLVKLKIREFLKEMNERYKTTILLTTHDITDIEALCERVIMLDEGNIMYDGSLNNLRTQWGAEKEIHFQFVAPVSYQALSMVMPDNHVVWSKAKEENAWVAKIPNEEVIISMLISKVVQAFQIKDLKINEVSTEEIIRNIYEEGITHG, encoded by the coding sequence ATGAAATCGGTAATTGAGGTACAAGGGTTACGTAAAGAGTTTACAGCCTATTCAAGTCGTCCGGGCTTAAAGGGTGCATTTCGCGATTTATTAAATCGTAATTATAAAATAGTACCAGCAGTAAATGATGTATCTTTTACTGTAAAGCAAGGTGAAATGGTTGGTTATATCGGTGAGAACGGTGCTGGTAAATCAACAACAATTAAAATGCTTACGGGGATTTTAACTCCGACATCAGGGCAAATCACAGTAAATGGAATGAACCCACATAATCAAAGAGAAGAATTTGTAAGAACAATTGGTGTTGTTTTTGGACAGCGTTCGCAACTTTGGTGGGATATTGCAGTACAAGAATCGTTTCGTTTATTAAAGAAAGTGTATGGTGTATCAGACGCTCAGTATAAGGAGCATATGGAGCACGTAATTGAAACGTTAGATATAGGGCCCTTATTAGATAAACCAGTTCGAAAATTATCTCTTGGTCAAAGGATGCGTTGTGAATTAGCGGCAGCCTTAATTCATAATCCACCGTTATTATTTTTAGATGAGCCAACAATTGGGTTAGATGTACTTGTGAAATTGAAAATACGTGAATTTTTAAAAGAAATGAATGAACGTTATAAAACAACAATTTTATTAACAACACACGATATTACTGATATTGAAGCTTTATGTGAGCGCGTTATCATGCTGGATGAAGGAAATATTATGTATGACGGTTCTTTAAATAATCTTCGTACGCAGTGGGGAGCGGAGAAGGAAATTCACTTTCAGTTTGTTGCACCAGTTTCCTATCAGGCTTTATCAATGGTTATGCCAGATAATCATGTCGTTTGGTCGAAAGCAAAAGAGGAAAATGCATGGGTTGCAAAAATTCCGAATGAAGAAGTTATTATTTCAATGCTTATTTCTAAAGTAGTACAAGCCTTTCAAATTAAAGATTTAAAAATTAACGAAGTGTCTACAGAGGAAATTATTCGTAACATTTATGAAGAGGGTATTACGCATGGGTAA
- a CDS encoding glutamate synthase-related protein, translating to MLNKKNTWTPSLFRDYRNAEHDACGIVSVMEKRKIATKENIDLCIQSLVKMNHRAGFINGEGDGIGIHIDIPKTLWNEKLKSSGYNPTIVDHPHFIVGHFFLNKKENITALKDYIRTQLNNKNFTIIFESDDATNSDALGPLGKQEEPLFWQVALIAENEIINIEQTLFSVTIKIEENEAIHVASLSHDHVVYKVLGAGDTLVAYYNDLQHPLIASTMTLGHNRYSTNTLSNFFRVQPFSILGHNGEINTIAKLRDQAEMIDVPLTAGGSDSQDLNRTLETLLVQYGYSLFEAMEILFPPIINEIKLYETPLQDLYTYIREAWGHFAQGPAGIISRFKDEAVFSVDSLGLRPVWKVETESSYIFSSEPGVVSPTKYVAEPKPLAPGEKVGLKWNEQDELVLYEYDKYQIQVYNRFKKRIDTTNYHLNLSIPETKKIQGLCDSVQVETKEYVAFGWDREHIQLLEQMATKGVEPIRSLGHDSPLAALDTDRRNIADFIKESVAVVTNPAIDRDREIEHFSTRTVLGERPSLLSGAKRPFVVEMLSPIILEGSVAQPIAEELHTITYEQLIELFKTHNSIATISATFSSSETLQCALSRISSEAIAAVNNGASLLVLDDAKAHLNERLWIDPHLVTAKVHQALSENKLRRNCSLVIRSGALRSLHDIVTLYGLGADGINPYLLFATVNDGTKTPITNLYTALNKGLEKVISTIGIHELRGYGRLYSSIGLHEEIANILQITNFFGSNDLAFSLESLVEDAKIRAEDYNNPKIRMRKSFHIFPRIWKAIGDVAKGNSYDDYRDKLSELEENNPIAIRHLVQTKQTKHVVPTEEVSIGIKNHNLPFIISSMSFGSQNEIAFRAYAEAADQLNMISLNGEGGEIKDMIGKYPHTRGQQVASGRFGVNAELLNSSNLIEIKIGQGAKPGEGGHLPGSKVTAKIAEARNATIGSDLISPSNNHDIYSIEDLAQMITEIKTANQLAKVAVKVPVVPNIGTIAVGIAKAGADFINISGFDGGTGAARIHALQHVGLPVEIGVKAAHNALLEASMRHKVEIWADGGIRSVNDALKIMLLGANRIGFGTLSMIAIGCTTCRGCHLDTCHVGIATQIESEAQAKEHGLRRFVPRELESAVAGLLNLFTSFGVELKRLTGQLGYTNLQAIVGRSDLLEQVRGENLLNLRNLLQIIEHPSVTTTEGVSEKQFKTVHSADSKELVGVGVEQRVMGGLESCYRVRSKLYEATQLEPLTLKYTNGSIPGNGLGAYNSENLFIHVNGGAQDGIGKTSFGGGIYITKSKGKDGVYYNGSVGKGFGYGAQKGALYVQGNADARAGIRLSGADMIIGGRITKPLREKEQGNIGAYSNIKGFAFEYMTNGRALVLGDPGPWICAGMTGGVVYLRRDSNLGLTEQALKRRIAKGANVTLQPISKNGLKDVTELLLDYIRVLNEHEQYEEVALLTPLLDDIQNKFFEIIPKKEQADPSISTE from the coding sequence ATGCTCAATAAAAAAAATACATGGACACCGTCTTTATTTCGAGATTATAGAAATGCAGAACATGATGCGTGTGGAATCGTTTCCGTTATGGAGAAACGAAAAATTGCTACAAAAGAAAACATTGACCTTTGCATACAATCACTCGTCAAAATGAATCATAGAGCTGGTTTCATTAATGGCGAGGGCGATGGCATCGGCATTCACATTGATATACCAAAAACACTTTGGAATGAAAAACTAAAAAGTAGCGGATATAATCCAACGATTGTGGATCATCCCCACTTTATCGTTGGACATTTTTTTCTAAATAAAAAAGAAAACATTACTGCCTTAAAAGATTATATTCGTACGCAATTAAACAACAAAAACTTTACTATTATTTTCGAAAGTGACGATGCAACAAACTCAGATGCGCTCGGTCCACTTGGTAAACAAGAAGAACCTTTATTTTGGCAAGTTGCCCTTATCGCAGAAAACGAAATTATAAATATTGAGCAAACATTATTTTCTGTCACAATAAAAATAGAGGAAAACGAAGCAATTCATGTTGCTTCATTAAGTCATGATCATGTTGTATATAAAGTTCTAGGTGCTGGTGATACGCTTGTTGCCTACTATAATGATTTACAACATCCGCTTATCGCTTCAACTATGACATTAGGACATAACCGCTACTCTACTAATACATTATCTAATTTTTTTCGTGTACAACCATTTAGCATTCTCGGACATAATGGTGAAATTAACACAATTGCGAAATTACGCGATCAAGCTGAAATGATTGATGTACCACTTACTGCAGGAGGCAGTGACTCTCAAGATTTAAACCGCACCTTAGAAACCCTACTTGTTCAATACGGCTACAGCTTATTTGAAGCAATGGAAATTCTATTCCCACCAATTATTAATGAAATTAAACTTTATGAAACACCTTTACAAGATTTATATACGTATATACGTGAAGCATGGGGACATTTTGCACAAGGACCAGCTGGCATCATTTCCCGTTTTAAAGATGAAGCTGTTTTCAGCGTTGATTCCCTTGGATTACGCCCAGTATGGAAAGTAGAGACAGAGAGCTCTTATATTTTCTCTTCTGAACCTGGAGTTGTATCACCAACTAAATATGTAGCAGAACCAAAACCACTCGCTCCTGGAGAAAAAGTCGGATTAAAATGGAATGAACAAGATGAACTTGTTCTTTATGAATATGACAAATATCAAATCCAAGTATATAACCGTTTTAAAAAGCGAATTGATACTACCAATTACCATTTAAATTTATCTATCCCTGAAACGAAAAAAATCCAAGGGCTATGTGATTCTGTTCAAGTTGAAACGAAAGAATACGTCGCTTTCGGATGGGACCGAGAACATATTCAACTTCTTGAACAGATGGCAACAAAAGGCGTTGAGCCAATACGCTCACTTGGGCATGACTCACCACTTGCCGCACTCGATACTGATAGACGAAATATCGCTGACTTTATTAAAGAAAGTGTAGCTGTTGTTACAAACCCTGCAATTGACCGTGACCGTGAAATTGAACACTTCTCTACACGTACTGTACTTGGAGAGCGTCCAAGTTTATTAAGCGGCGCAAAACGGCCATTTGTAGTTGAAATGCTTTCACCAATTATTTTAGAAGGCAGCGTGGCACAACCTATTGCAGAGGAATTACACACAATTACGTACGAACAACTCATAGAGCTATTTAAGACTCATAACTCTATCGCCACAATCTCTGCTACATTCAGCTCGTCAGAAACTCTGCAATGCGCATTAAGCCGCATTAGTTCTGAAGCGATAGCTGCTGTTAACAATGGCGCTTCCCTACTAGTATTAGATGACGCAAAAGCCCATCTAAATGAACGATTGTGGATTGATCCACATTTAGTTACCGCTAAAGTACATCAAGCATTAAGTGAAAATAAATTACGCCGCAATTGTTCTCTCGTTATACGTTCTGGTGCTCTTCGCTCCTTACATGACATTGTCACGCTATATGGATTAGGAGCAGATGGTATTAATCCATATTTATTATTCGCGACTGTAAATGATGGAACAAAAACACCAATTACGAATCTATATACTGCACTTAATAAAGGATTAGAAAAAGTCATTTCAACAATTGGAATTCATGAGTTACGTGGTTACGGACGTCTCTATTCATCTATTGGATTACATGAAGAAATCGCAAATATATTACAGATTACAAATTTCTTCGGTTCAAATGATTTAGCCTTTTCACTTGAATCACTTGTTGAAGATGCAAAAATACGAGCAGAGGATTATAACAATCCTAAAATTAGAATGCGAAAATCATTTCATATATTCCCGCGAATTTGGAAAGCCATCGGCGATGTTGCAAAAGGAAATTCTTATGATGATTACCGTGACAAGTTAAGTGAACTAGAAGAGAATAATCCAATCGCAATCAGACACCTTGTTCAAACGAAACAAACAAAACATGTCGTTCCAACTGAAGAAGTATCTATCGGCATCAAAAATCATAATTTACCATTTATTATTAGTTCTATGTCATTTGGTTCTCAAAACGAAATTGCCTTTCGCGCATATGCAGAAGCAGCCGATCAGCTAAATATGATTAGCTTGAACGGTGAAGGCGGCGAAATTAAAGATATGATTGGAAAATATCCACATACACGTGGACAACAAGTAGCATCTGGGCGATTTGGAGTAAATGCCGAACTACTAAACTCATCAAACTTAATTGAAATCAAAATCGGTCAAGGCGCAAAGCCTGGGGAAGGTGGGCATTTACCTGGTTCAAAAGTGACAGCCAAAATCGCTGAAGCACGTAATGCGACAATCGGCTCAGATTTAATTTCGCCTTCTAATAACCATGATATTTATTCAATTGAAGATTTAGCTCAAATGATTACAGAAATTAAAACAGCTAATCAACTTGCCAAAGTAGCCGTGAAAGTCCCTGTTGTTCCTAATATCGGAACAATTGCTGTCGGTATCGCCAAAGCTGGCGCTGATTTTATTAACATTAGCGGATTCGATGGCGGAACAGGCGCTGCACGTATTCACGCATTGCAGCATGTAGGTCTCCCTGTAGAAATTGGTGTTAAAGCCGCTCACAACGCTTTATTAGAAGCAAGCATGAGACATAAAGTAGAGATTTGGGCAGATGGTGGTATTCGAAGTGTAAATGATGCCTTGAAAATCATGCTCCTCGGAGCAAACCGTATTGGATTTGGCACACTATCAATGATTGCAATCGGCTGTACTACTTGCCGTGGGTGCCATCTAGATACTTGCCATGTTGGAATTGCGACACAAATCGAGTCTGAAGCACAAGCAAAAGAACACGGGTTACGCCGCTTCGTCCCACGCGAATTAGAAAGCGCAGTTGCTGGCCTGCTAAATTTATTCACCTCTTTCGGTGTAGAACTAAAACGATTAACAGGACAGCTTGGTTATACAAATTTACAAGCAATTGTTGGGCGTTCTGATTTATTAGAGCAAGTTCGAGGCGAAAATTTATTAAACTTACGTAATTTACTACAAATAATAGAACATCCATCTGTTACAACAACAGAAGGCGTATCGGAAAAACAATTTAAGACAGTTCATTCCGCTGACTCAAAAGAATTGGTAGGCGTTGGTGTAGAGCAACGCGTTATGGGTGGTCTAGAATCATGTTATCGCGTTCGCAGTAAACTATATGAAGCTACTCAACTTGAACCACTTACATTAAAGTATACGAATGGTTCTATTCCCGGAAATGGGTTAGGTGCTTACAATAGTGAAAATTTATTTATACACGTAAATGGCGGCGCACAAGATGGCATTGGTAAAACTTCCTTTGGTGGTGGGATTTATATAACGAAATCAAAAGGAAAAGACGGAGTATATTATAACGGTTCTGTCGGAAAAGGATTTGGATATGGTGCACAAAAAGGGGCACTATACGTACAAGGGAACGCTGATGCTCGCGCTGGCATTCGCCTTTCTGGGGCAGACATGATAATTGGAGGTAGAATAACAAAACCACTCCGTGAAAAAGAGCAAGGAAATATAGGTGCATACTCCAATATTAAAGGTTTTGCTTTTGAATATATGACAAACGGGCGAGCGCTTGTTTTAGGTGACCCTGGTCCATGGATTTGCGCTGGCATGACTGGCGGTGTTGTTTATTTGCGTCGTGATTCAAACTTAGGCTTAACAGAACAGGCCTTAAAAAGAAGAATCGCAAAAGGCGCAAATGTTACATTACAACCAATTAGTAAAAATGGTTTGAAAGATGTAACTGAATTATTGCTAGACTATATTCGTGTACTAAACGAGCACGAGCAATATGAGGAAGTTGCTTTGTTAACACCATTATTAGATGATATACAGAACAAGTTTTTTGAGATTATCCCGAAAAAAGAACAGGCAGATCCATCTATCTCAACAGAGTAA
- the hemL gene encoding glutamate-1-semialdehyde-2,1-aminomutase: MNFTKSEALHKEALEHIVGGVNSPSRSFKAVGGGAPVAMERGKGAYFWDVDGNKYIDYLAAYGPIITGHAHPHITKAITTAAENGVLYGTPTALEVKFAKMLKEAMPALDKVRFVNSGTEAVMTTIRVARAYTGRTKIMKFAGCYHGHSDLVLVAAGSGPSTLGTPDSAGVPQSIAQEVITVPFNNVETLKEALDKWGHEVAAILVEPIVGNFGIVEPKPGFLEKVNELVHEAGALVIYDEVITAFRFMYGGAQDLLGVTPDLTALGKVIGGGLPIGAYGGKKEIMEQVAPLGPAYQAGTMAGNPASMASGIACLEVLQQEGLYEKLDELGAMLEKGILEQAAKHNIDITLNRLKGALTVYFTTNTIEDYDAAQDTDGEMFGKFFKLMLQEGVNLAPSKYEAWFLTTEHTKEDIEYTIEAVGRAFAALADNK; the protein is encoded by the coding sequence GTGAATTTCACAAAGTCAGAAGCATTACATAAAGAAGCTTTAGAGCATATCGTTGGCGGTGTTAACAGTCCTTCTCGTTCTTTTAAAGCAGTTGGCGGCGGCGCTCCTGTTGCTATGGAACGTGGGAAAGGCGCTTATTTCTGGGATGTAGACGGAAATAAATATATCGATTATTTAGCAGCATACGGTCCTATTATTACTGGACATGCTCATCCGCATATAACAAAAGCAATTACAACAGCTGCTGAAAATGGGGTACTTTATGGAACACCAACAGCGCTAGAGGTAAAATTCGCAAAAATGTTAAAAGAAGCAATGCCTGCATTAGATAAAGTCCGTTTCGTAAACTCTGGTACAGAAGCAGTGATGACAACGATTCGTGTTGCTCGTGCTTATACAGGTCGCACAAAAATCATGAAATTTGCTGGTTGTTACCACGGTCATTCTGATTTAGTACTTGTGGCAGCTGGATCTGGCCCTTCTACTTTAGGAACTCCTGACTCAGCTGGCGTACCACAAAGTATTGCACAAGAAGTTATTACCGTTCCATTTAACAATGTAGAAACTTTAAAAGAAGCTTTAGATAAATGGGGTCATGAAGTAGCAGCTATCCTTGTAGAACCGATCGTTGGAAACTTCGGTATTGTAGAGCCTAAACCTGGATTCCTTGAAAAAGTGAATGAACTTGTTCACGAAGCTGGCGCACTAGTAATTTATGATGAAGTTATTACTGCTTTCCGCTTTATGTACGGCGGTGCTCAAGACTTACTTGGTGTTACACCTGACTTAACAGCGCTTGGTAAAGTTATTGGCGGTGGCTTACCAATCGGTGCTTACGGTGGTAAGAAAGAAATTATGGAACAAGTTGCTCCGCTTGGACCTGCATACCAAGCTGGTACAATGGCAGGAAACCCTGCTTCTATGGCATCAGGTATCGCTTGTCTAGAAGTACTTCAACAAGAAGGGCTTTATGAGAAATTAGATGAACTTGGTGCAATGCTTGAAAAAGGAATTTTAGAGCAAGCAGCGAAACATAATATCGACATTACATTAAATCGTCTAAAAGGGGCTTTAACTGTATACTTCACAACTAATACAATTGAAGATTACGATGCCGCACAAGATACAGACGGTGAAATGTTCGGTAAATTCTTCAAGCTTATGCTTCAAGAAGGAGTTAACTTAGCACCTTCTAAATACGAGGCATGGTTCTTAACTACAGAACATACAAAAGAAGATATTGAATATACAATCGAAGCTGTCGGCAGAGCATTTGCTGCCCTAGCAGACAATAAATAA